Proteins from a genomic interval of Rhodothermales bacterium:
- a CDS encoding P-loop NTPase, giving the protein MKTYHDIAHDGGSNVAGQVAERDERMFANLSEVRHIVAVMSGKGGVGKSAVTTNLATELAMRGMRTGIVDADINGASVAQMTGVPRTLPTTAHGVRPPVSEVGVKVMSIDLFLPDGKPVKWAAHTQQHAYAWRGMAEVNAIREMLADTVWGPLDVLLIDLPPGTDKLPNLFDTVSRLSAAVVVSIPSPASRYVVRKSVTLAQEALGNRPLGLVENMATFVCTDCGKEHVLYASDPLDMPGVLSLGQIPFDPDFGSLLDAGRPQRALSDGGPAAQGVAAVADNLLALLETVSEPISQ; this is encoded by the coding sequence GTGAAGACCTACCACGACATAGCCCACGACGGCGGTTCGAACGTAGCCGGCCAGGTGGCCGAGCGCGACGAGCGCATGTTCGCCAACCTCTCCGAGGTGCGGCATATCGTCGCGGTGATGAGCGGGAAGGGTGGCGTGGGCAAGAGTGCCGTCACGACCAACCTGGCCACGGAGCTGGCCATGCGCGGCATGCGCACCGGCATTGTGGATGCCGACATCAACGGCGCTTCCGTGGCCCAGATGACGGGCGTGCCTCGTACCCTTCCGACCACCGCGCACGGGGTACGCCCCCCTGTCTCCGAAGTCGGGGTGAAGGTCATGTCCATCGACCTGTTCCTCCCGGACGGAAAGCCCGTCAAGTGGGCGGCACACACACAGCAGCACGCCTACGCCTGGCGGGGCATGGCTGAGGTCAACGCCATCCGGGAGATGCTGGCAGACACCGTCTGGGGCCCACTGGACGTGCTGCTCATCGACCTCCCGCCGGGCACGGACAAACTGCCCAATCTGTTTGACACCGTGTCGCGTCTGTCCGCCGCAGTCGTGGTATCGATTCCCTCGCCGGCGTCACGCTACGTGGTACGCAAATCGGTAACACTCGCCCAGGAAGCGCTCGGCAACCGACCGCTGGGGCTGGTCGAGAACATGGCTACTTTCGTGTGCACGGACTGCGGCAAGGAGCATGTGCTGTATGCTTCGGACCCGCTCGACATGCCCGGCGTGCTGTCTCTCGGTCAGATTCCTTTTGATCCGGACTTCGGCTCACTGCTTGATGCAGGACGGCCCCAGCGTGCCTTGTCGGACGGCGGACCGGCGGCGCAGGGCGTTGCCGCAGTAGCCGACAATCTGCTCGCCTTGCTCGAAACCGTGAGCGAACCCATATCGCAATGA
- a CDS encoding PCP reductase family protein — protein sequence MKFLCVDCDEPMALKEALGPDNGSLSVVFECGTCGRQTAMLTNHMETQMIHSLGVKVGGRTEPAAPMETIRDNLDGFDAPSPEEPAPHTAEWYAQKMGAAPKSEGGGCPFSGMMAPQIEAAEGLKWTAEAEARMERIPEFVRPIVRKGIEDTARSEGAAVVDVSYLERARGQMGM from the coding sequence ATGAAGTTTCTCTGCGTCGACTGCGACGAACCCATGGCCCTGAAAGAGGCCCTTGGTCCCGACAACGGCTCGCTGTCCGTGGTCTTCGAGTGCGGTACATGTGGTCGTCAGACTGCAATGCTGACGAATCACATGGAAACCCAGATGATTCATTCGTTGGGCGTCAAGGTGGGCGGACGCACCGAGCCTGCTGCCCCCATGGAGACCATCCGCGACAACCTGGATGGATTCGATGCCCCATCGCCCGAGGAGCCTGCTCCTCACACGGCGGAATGGTACGCGCAGAAGATGGGTGCGGCGCCGAAGAGTGAAGGCGGAGGCTGCCCGTTCAGCGGCATGATGGCGCCTCAGATCGAGGCGGCCGAGGGCCTGAAATGGACGGCCGAGGCCGAGGCGCGCATGGAGCGTATTCCGGAGTTCGTGCGTCCGATCGTGCGCAAGGGCATCGAGGACACCGCGCGCTCAGAGGGCGCGGCAGTCGTAGATGTCAGCTACCTGGAGCGCGCGCGCGGGCAGATGGGCATGTAG